A single genomic interval of Littorina saxatilis isolate snail1 linkage group LG17, US_GU_Lsax_2.0, whole genome shotgun sequence harbors:
- the LOC138952542 gene encoding uncharacterized protein, with product MDELELCVEGAEPRTFGEWTADFVDTYYPDVDQRCYRVPALHFNQQTWAKGDRTGISRMTLVKPAESDAIGTEAHTLMLNAVQDLGQLMQQRHQSPFFIIDSLDFDSYLAKARPAEPGGPLPATPGQRGEVDVVVLSQQWGVTLMEVKATGHSKWRHADQEIRESVQKAVKQVQNARK from the exons atggATGAACTCGAGCTGTGTGTGGAAGGTGCAGAACCTCGAACGTTCGGCGAGTGGACCGCGGATTTCGTTGATACTTACTACCCGGACGTGGACCAGCGTTGCTACCGGGTACCTGCTTTACATTTCAACCAACAGACGTGGGCAAAAGGGGACAGAACTGGAATATCACGGATGACACTCGTAAAACCG GCTGAGAGTGACGCAATAGGCACGGAAGCCCACACCTTGATGCTGAACGCTGTGCAAGACCTTGGTCAGCTGATGCAGCAGCGTCATCAAAGCCCCTTCTTCATCATCGACTCGCTGGACTTTGACAGTTACCTTGCCAAGGCCAGACCGGCAGAGCCGGGAGGACCGTTGCCCGCTACACCTGGTCAGCGCGGGGAGGTGGATGTCGTGGTCCTCAGTCAGCAGTGGGGCGTTACCTTGATGGAG GTAAAAGCTACAGGGCATTCAAAGTGGCGACACGCCGATCAGGAGATACGCGAAAGCGTGCAGAAAGCGGTGAAGCAAGTGCAGAATGCCCGTAAGTAG
- the LOC138953794 gene encoding uncharacterized protein — MVNYLERISEASCALLCEEFKDVFDQLTEIEETQQQETDNLNIPVERLRQKLYEYLQELPVVGFNSSRYDLNVIKPFLIEKFVKDKTAHNDLPKDDSQTDPVFEPDGFDTVGEEEEEEEEEEEEEDKEVKTEGKKKAPKRPPFKFVVKRNNQYMCLCTDKLRFLDINNFLAPGFSYSKYLKAFGVEEQKGFFCYEYVTSLSTLDERELPPHAAFFSKLKNSNISDTEYAFCQRVWTENKMMTLKDFLVWYNNLDTGPFLVALQHQISMYASLRVDLLKDGISVPGVTLKYLFDTLSSDTYFSLFNEKQKDVHALLRKNIVGGPSIVFHRYHEKDKTYIRGNQDKTVQSVQGFDANALYLAALMQDMPTEHPVIRRKENAFKAEKTDPYGQLAREWLEWVMASKQIHLQHKFNAKEKALGRKKIRVDGWDATNQICYQFHGCLFHGHDCSVTAGKTSNPVTGKTLVELREHTTNITKYLREEVGVTVVEKWECEWHADKKQNTSIQTFLQGRFPTLKPFRHPSTITDQTVLDAVQNKTLFGLVQCDIYVPDHLKEHFSEMQPIFKNESVSREQIGDFMKDYAEKHKLLSQPRRTLVGSYHGEQILLATPLLFWYVQHGLVVKNITLIVEYQPKTCFRQFGDSVSNARRAGDQDPSKAILAETFKLLGNSAYGKTLTNVANHRDIHYVLSDEASKLINNGRFQKLTEVTDSVTEVEMAKKKINWSLPSQIGYFVYQYAKLRMLEFHFDFLDKFVSRADYQLLEMDTDSLYMALSASTLEEVVRPELREQFYQVYNQWFPAQACDQHEAAFQNTRLANAPWDPTLCQACTARVHYDKRTPGLFKTEYQGNAFIGLCSKTYFCEGDSGSKFSSKGLNKNQNKLTKESYQQVLLTQESGGGTNTGFKTDGKSMFTYSQTRKSLSFFYIKRVIASDGVSTLPTPV, encoded by the coding sequence ATGGTTAACTACCTAGAACGTATCTCCGAGGCCTCCTGCGCTCTTCTTTGTGAAGAATTTAAAGATGTGTTTGACCAGTTGACTGAGATCGAagagacacaacaacaagaaacagaTAACCTCAACATCCCCGTAGAAAGACTCAGACAGAAATTATATGAGTATTTACAAGAACTGCCTGTCGTAGGTTTCAATTCTTCCCGCTACGATCTGAATGTGATCAAACCTTTTCTcattgaaaagtttgtcaaagacaaaacagcccataacgatcttccaaaagacgacagtcaaacagaccctgtttttgaaccagatggttttgataccgtgggtgaagaagaagaagaagaagaagaagaagaagaagaagaagacaaagaagtcaaaacagagggaaaaaagaaggcccctaaaagaccccctttcaagtttgttgttaaaCGAAACAACCAGTATATGTGTCTTTGTACAGACAAACTTCGGTTTCTcgacatcaacaattttcttgcgccaggttttagttattccaagtacctcaaggcgttcggtgtcgaagagcaaaagggttttttctgctatgaatacgtcactagtctaagtacactagatgaaagagaactcccaccccatgcagctttttttagtaagctcaaaaactcaaatatttctgatacagagtacgctttttgtcagcgtgtgtggactgaaaacaaaatgatgactttgaaggattttttggtgtggtacaacaacctagacacagggccgtttctggttgctttgcagcatcagattagtatgtacgctagtctgcgagttgatttgctgaaagacggtatttctgtccccggtgtgacactgaagtatctgtttgacacgttgtcttcagatacctacttttcactttttaacgaaaaacaaaaagacgttcacgcacttttgcgaaagaacattgtcgggggtccgtctattgtctttcacagataccacgaaaaagacaaaacatacaTTCGTGGTAATCAGGACAAAACGGTACAGTCTGTTCAGGGATTTGATGCAAATGCGCTGTATTTAGCTGCACTCATGCAAGACATGCCCACAGAGCACCCTGTCAttcgtagaaaagaaaacgcttttaaagcggaaaaaacagatccctacgGTCAGCTAGCTCGGGAATGGTTGGAGTGGGTCATGGCATCAAAACAGATCCATCTCCAACATAAGTTTAACGCGAAAGAGAAGGCCCTTGGTCGAAAAAAGATTAGAGTTGATGGTTGGGATGCCACAAATCAAATTTGCTATCAGTTTCACGGATGTTTGTTCCACGGGCATGACTGTTCTGTGACCGCCGGTAAAACGTCTAACCCTGTCACCGGAAAAACACTAGTTGAACTCAGAGAACATACAACCAACATCACCAAATACCTACGTGAGGAAGTGGGTGTGACTGTCGTCGAAAAATGGGAGTGTGAATGGcacgcagacaaaaaacaaaacacctccATTCAGACTTTTCTACAAGGTCGTTTTCCGACACTTAAACCCTTCCGGCATCCTTCTACCATCACAGATCAAACTGTCTTAGACGCggtgcaaaacaaaactttgttcgggttggtacagtgtgatatttatgtacctgatcatctaaaagaacatttcagtgaaatgcagcctattttcaaaaatgagtcTGTCAGCCGAGAACAGATCGGGGATTTTATGAAAGACTACGCTGAAAAACACAAGCTCTTATCTCAACCACGCCGCACACTTGTTGGGAGTTACCACGGTGAACAAATTCTGCTAGCCACACCCCTCTTGTTTTGGTACGTGCAGCACGGGTTGGTTGTTAAAAACATCACGCTGATCGTGGAGTATCAACCCAAAACctgtttccgtcagtttggtgaCAGCGTTTCAAACGCAAGACGAGCAGGGGACCAAGACCCATCAAAAGCTATCTTAGCTGAAACTTTCAAACTGCTCGGTAACTCAGCCTACGGGAAAACCTTAACTAACGTGGCCAACCATCGTGATATTCATTACGTTTTGTCTGATGAGGCctcaaaactgatcaacaatggtcgttttcaaaaactaacagaagtgacagattctgtcactgaagtagagatggctaaaaaaaaaatcaactggtcacttccctctcagattggttactttgtttaccagtacgctaaactacgcatgttggagtttcattttgattttctagatAAGTTTGTGTCCAGAGCCGACTACCAGCTTTTGGAAATGGATACAGATTCTCTATACATGGCGCTTAGCGCTTCAACGTTAGAAGAGGTAGTTCGTCCTGAACTACGAGAGCAGTTTTACCAAGTGTATAACCAATGGTTCCCTGCACAAGCCTGTGACCAACACGAGGCAGCCTTCCAAAACACCCGTTTAGCTAACGCCCCATGGGACCCGACTCTCTGTCAGGCCTGTACAGCGCGTGTCCACTATGACAAACGAACACCCGGTCTCTTTAAAACCGAATACCAAGGAAATGCGTTTATTGGTCTGTGTTCTAAAACCTACTTTTGTGAGGGGGACAGTGGAAGTAAATTTAGTTCAAAAGGTttgaacaaaaaccaaaacaaactgacaaaagagtcttaccaacaggtgcttctaacgcaagaaagtggtggtggtacaaacactggtttcaagacagacggaaagtctATGTTCACCTATTCCCAAACCAGAAAGTCACTCTCGTTTTTCTACATCAAGCGTGTGATCGCTTCTGACGGGGTTTCAACCCTGCCTACACCCGTCTAa
- the LOC138953217 gene encoding uncharacterized protein isoform X4, which produces MPDLFSRESCVAMVVALPYLTSQRLQQALNDHKHEGIVFLCKDDLHEPKSQVTAENNTKATATSSETAQQQRPSPLYRWWMDNFNGGDDHCDRPPAMPLQDIKTIVGRVLGLLSVVAISTKTRPRVEVRTRAQAISQVADCFSRIVLTPAQAAILASKRHTHVCLAGCVGSGKTLLLQLKGRQWLREGRRVVILNIRTTARGRAAGHVLEDAIANDVAAARRGSVLRYNTTVAELDIAKLKAELRDDRESTEDVCFLLDELSPRHTAGIIPKLRHTFLHNPIWFVSLAVARVPAGFHLYRLTQCLRCPPSIQLLLKELDLNPFHKNAYSTRSVAQGLPCDGPPVFFIYHKDHKNDVRPDNCVKCAEELVEFMKAELRLVIHARSSAEEPEEQAFSTATAKKRCSTVCSQSTDKSKSKYVEAKPLSFRDILILMSLPNAYFKHVGGGHWETKIEDVLEFIISAGLSLFLFSLSEQGVPCSPVIDSTSAEIARPVENKVIITDVLAVPSLERKVVIFLPGGEVPIDSQVDSCKLRKLLDACQESDPSDKGFISKTVSPQSCQQSSKPPSSKTEGHQNQTQQSLEALVAFFKPSCNSKEPPSPDEVKRHILRIFGNTLVRYMESISKGLSPSESDVHAKDKTPLASGGKEEVKGKQLRMGMDLRGDSPSLQAAFYQFAKPQRRNTQFAKPQRRNTKNPVSSHTAQSHHKDSDRSLFLVPDRKTLIAAEEDDVRDAERERESKENNQEGVRKKEGLTKGGESMNDNKVGSGEKIEAKQDGQGEVGPGAENKEEDERKGGIEEGVKNANDYAEGGDMTKDNKEKSEIPGDSSGEESKEIGAGDDENKCGDQKEDERKEGVPGKCDTAEAGAEMGRSVKEEAHRTAASSEQTEDDLRQSELRRIRQAVSSLSMDDQDSLFMAASRCLSQLVVIIP; this is translated from the exons ATGCCCGACCTCTTCAGCCGGGAAAGTTGTGTGGCAATGGTTGTCGCCCTTCCTTACCTTACATCACAGAGACTGCAAcag GCGCTGAATGATCACAAGCATGAAGGCATTGTGTTTCTGTGCAAAGACGACTTGCACGAGCCCAAGTCTCAGGTCACAGCGGAAAACAACACTAAGGCGACAGCAACCTCTTCTGAAACCGCCCAGCAACAGCGTCCTTCTCCTCTCTATCGGTGGTGGATGGATAACTTCAACGGCGGTGACGATCACTGCGATAGACCGCCAGCCATGCCACTGCAAGACATCAAAACTATTGTCGGAAG AGTACTGGGGTTGCTGTCCGTGGTGGCGATTAGTACCAAGACCAGACCCCGAGTGGAGGTGCGCACCAGGGCCCAGGCCATCAGTCAGGTGGCGGACTGCTTTTCTCGAATCGTCCTCACGCCGGCCCAGGCCGCTATTCTGGCCTCCAAGCGACACACACACGTCTGTCTGGCCGGCTGTGTGGGGTCCGGGAAGACACTATTGCTGCAACTGAAAGGACGTCAGTGGTTGCGGGAAGGCAGGAGGGTGGTGATTCTCAACATCAGGACGACGGCCAGAGGACGTGCCGCGGGCCACGTTCTGGAGGACGCCATCGCCAATGACGTGGCAGCGGCGAGAAGGGGCAGCGTCTTGAGATACAACACGACTGTGGCTGAGCTCGACATTGCCAAGTTGAAGGCTGAGCTGAGAGACGACCGAGAGTCTACAGAGgatgtttgttttcttctggACGAACTGTCTCCGCGCCATACGGCGGGCATCATCCCCAAGCTGAGACACACCTTCCTGCACAATCCAATCTGGTTCGTTTCTTTGGCCGTCGCACGAGTTCCAGCTGGCTTCCACCTGTACCGGTTGACGCAGTGTCTGCGGTGTCCACCCAGCATCCAGCTCTTGCTGAAGGAGTTAGATCTGAACCCTTTCCACAAGAATGCGTACAGCACGCGGAGCGTAGCCCAAGGCCTGCCCTGCGACGGTCCCCCGGTCTTCTTCATCTATCACAAGGACCACAAGAATGATGTCAGGCCTGACAACTGCGTCAAGTGTGCTGAGGAACTTGTAGAGTTTATGAAAGCTGAGCTCAGGTTGGTGATTCATGCAAGAAGCTCAGCAGAAGAACCGGAAGAACAGGCATTTTCGACAGCGACAGCAAAGAAACGCTGCTCGACAGTGTGTTCGCAGTCTACGGACAAATCCAAATCCAAGTATGTGGAAGCTAAACCGCTATCTTTCCGCGATATTCTTATTCTCATGTCTCTGCCAAACGCTTACTTCAAACATGTAGGAGGTGGTCACTGGGAAACGAAGATAGAAGACGTGTTGGAGTTCATCATCTCCGCGGGCTTGAGCCTGTTTCTGTTCTCCCTAAGCGAGCAAGGTGTTCCCTGCAGTCCCGTGATTGACAGCACGTCTGCTGAGATCGCCAGACCCGTTGAAAACAAAGTCATCATCACAGACGTCCTGGCTGTCCCCAGTCTGGAACGCAAGGTGGTCATCTTCTTACCTGGCGGAGAGGTGCCAATAGATTCCCAAGTGGACAGCTGCAAGCTTCGAAAACTCCTTGACGCTTGTCAGGAATCTGATCCATCAGACAAAGGCTTCATATCCAAGACCGTTTCACCTCAGTCGTGTCAGCAAAGCAGCAAACCACCGTCCAGCAAAACCGAAGGCCACCAAAACCAAACTCAGCAGTCACTCGAAGCCCTTGTAGCATTTTTCAAACCTTCATGCAACTCAAAAGAACCGCCTTCGCCCGACGAAGTGAAGCGACATATTCTGCGGATTTTTGGAAACACATTGGTGAGATATATGGAAAGCATCTCGAAGGGTTTGAGTCCTTCAGAGAGTGACGTTCATGCCAAAGACAAAACGCCATTAGCATCAGGAGGTAAAGAGGAAGTCAAGGGGAAGCAACTCAGAATGGGTATGGATCTTAGGGGAGACTCACCCAGTCTTCAAGCCGCTTTCTATCAGTTTGCAAAACCTCAAAGACGCAACACCCAGTTTGCAAAACCTCAAAGACGCAACACCAAGAATCCCGTTTCATCGCACACCGCCCAGTCCCACCACAAGGACTCTGATCGGTCCCTATTTCTTGTGCCAGACAGAAAAACGCTCATAGCAGCCGAGGAAGATGATGTCAGGGACGCCGAGAGAGAACGTGAAAGTAAGGAAAACAACCAAGAGGGAGTAAGGAAGAAAGAAGGGCTCACAAAGGGGGGCGAGAGCATGAATGACAACAAGGTGGGTAGCGGAGAAAAAATTGAAGCGAAGCAAGACGGTCAAGGTGAGGTTGGTCCTGGGGCAGAAAACAAAGAGGAAGACGAGAGAAAAGGAGGCATCGAAGAGGGAGTCAAGAATGCAAACGACTACGCAGAAGGCGGTGACATGACGAAAGACAACAAAGAGAAAAGCGAGATTCCGGGAGACAGCAGTGGAGAGGAAAGCAAGGAAATCGGCGCGGGGGACGATGAAAATAAGTGTGGAGACCAAAAAGAAGATGAGAGAAAAGAGGGTGTTCCTGGGAAGTGTGACACGGCTGAAGCTGGTGCAGAAATGGGACGGTCAGTGAAGGAGGAGGCACATCGCACCGCAGCCAGCAGCGAGCAGACGGAGGATGATTTGAGACAGTCCGAGCTGCGTCGTATCCGCCAGGCCGTGTCTTCACTGTCCATGGATGACCAGGACTCGTTGTTCATGGCCGCCTCACGCTGTCTGTCCCAACTGGTTGTCATCATCCCTTGA